In the genome of Phycisphaerae bacterium, one region contains:
- a CDS encoding ABC transporter permease, whose product MLALWIECFKMGLRELWRHRLRSMLTMIGMIMGVSVVIICVSVVQGVKDSIIGDIRKAGRNMIFIISQETKKTDTSLPGMALKSNLSRSDAAAIESECDAISMATGIRSHSLRVVNESGHTNVAVTGANQNYTAIRNWAVAEGRDLEPFDIVAPRRVCLIGQTVVRELYGDRSPLNQSVRVGQLTFKIVGVLEPKGVNPLGMDEDKAMIVPLPLVLRDLMGVPEPDVILCSARSDADVVPAVGQITDLLRQRHKLAEADESDFKVTTLKEKEEQARTISNQMTLLMFFLALVSLAVGGVGIMNIMLVAVTERTREIGIRMAIGASTKAINRQFLVEAAVVSTSGGAVGIVLGVIGSMSISEAIGIEPLMSGWLVLLAFVFSAGVGVVFGLLPARRAAGLNPIEALRHD is encoded by the coding sequence ATGCTCGCTCTCTGGATCGAATGCTTCAAGATGGGCCTCCGCGAGTTGTGGCGGCACCGCCTCCGCAGCATGCTCACCATGATCGGCATGATCATGGGCGTCTCCGTCGTCATCATCTGCGTCAGCGTCGTGCAGGGCGTGAAGGACTCCATCATTGGCGACATCCGCAAGGCCGGTCGCAACATGATCTTCATCATCAGCCAGGAGACCAAGAAGACCGACACGTCCCTGCCGGGAATGGCCCTCAAGAGCAATCTGTCCCGCTCCGACGCCGCGGCCATCGAATCCGAGTGCGACGCCATTTCCATGGCCACCGGCATCCGCAGCCACAGCCTCCGCGTGGTCAACGAATCGGGTCACACCAACGTCGCCGTGACCGGGGCGAATCAGAACTACACGGCGATCCGCAACTGGGCCGTCGCCGAGGGCCGCGATCTGGAGCCGTTCGACATCGTCGCCCCGCGCCGCGTCTGCCTGATCGGCCAGACCGTCGTCCGCGAACTCTACGGCGATCGCAGTCCGCTCAACCAGAGCGTCCGCGTCGGTCAGCTCACCTTCAAGATCGTCGGCGTGCTGGAGCCGAAGGGCGTCAATCCCCTCGGCATGGACGAGGACAAGGCGATGATCGTCCCGCTGCCGCTCGTCCTGCGCGATCTCATGGGCGTGCCCGAACCCGACGTGATCCTCTGCTCGGCCCGCAGCGACGCCGACGTGGTTCCGGCCGTTGGTCAGATCACCGACCTGCTCCGCCAGCGGCACAAGCTCGCCGAGGCCGACGAAAGCGACTTCAAGGTCACCACGCTCAAGGAAAAAGAGGAACAGGCCCGCACAATCAGCAATCAGATGACACTGCTGATGTTCTTCCTCGCCCTGGTCAGCCTCGCGGTCGGCGGCGTGGGGATCATGAACATCATGCTCGTCGCGGTGACCGAGCGGACCCGCGAGATCGGCATCCGCATGGCGATTGGGGCCTCCACCAAGGCAATCAACCGGCAATTCCTGGTCGAGGCCGCCGTGGTCTCCACGTCGGGCGGCGCGGTCGGGATCGTCCTGGGCGTCATCGGCTCGATGTCCATCTCCGAGGCGATCGGCATCGAGCCGCTGATGTCGGGGTGGCTCGTGCTGCTGGCCTTCGTCTTCAGCGCGGGCGTCGGCGTCGTGTTCGGCCTGCTGCCGGCGCGCCGCGCGGCGGGGTTGAATCCGATTGAGGCGTTACGGCACGACTAG
- a CDS encoding histone deacetylase: MSRTAYYWDAISLEHDTGRHVEQIARAERLRPEAMRAQVPELDARAVVDHDAPRWIVRVHESAYHDWVAEACRRGKSLLDGGDTVVSERSYEAALGSVNAALTAADAVMTGQADNAFCAMRPPGHHALPHAAMGFCLFGNVAIVARYLQEHHKIGRIAIVDFDVHHGNGTQDIFYRDGDVLFVSLHQHPLWPGSGMADEIGEGPGKGMTLNIPIAPFTSESEYLATFEARVLPAVLSFKPEFLLVSAGFDAHRDDPLANLQLTETGFGQLTRWLKQLAGDRCQGHIISCLEGGYNLDALQRSVAAHVLALME; the protein is encoded by the coding sequence ATGTCGCGGACGGCCTACTACTGGGACGCGATCAGCCTTGAACACGATACGGGCAGGCATGTCGAGCAGATTGCACGCGCCGAGCGGTTGCGGCCGGAGGCGATGAGGGCCCAGGTGCCGGAACTCGATGCGCGGGCCGTCGTGGATCATGATGCGCCCAGGTGGATCGTTCGGGTTCACGAATCGGCCTATCACGACTGGGTGGCGGAGGCGTGCCGGCGCGGTAAGTCGCTGCTGGATGGCGGCGATACCGTCGTCTCCGAGCGCAGCTACGAGGCGGCGCTGGGGTCGGTGAACGCGGCGCTGACAGCTGCCGACGCGGTCATGACGGGGCAGGCCGACAACGCCTTTTGCGCGATGCGACCACCGGGGCACCATGCGCTGCCTCATGCGGCGATGGGGTTCTGCCTCTTTGGCAATGTGGCCATTGTCGCCCGCTATTTACAGGAGCACCACAAGATCGGCCGGATCGCCATCGTCGATTTTGACGTGCATCACGGTAACGGCACGCAGGACATTTTCTACCGTGACGGCGATGTACTCTTTGTCTCGCTGCATCAGCATCCGCTGTGGCCGGGGAGCGGGATGGCGGACGAAATTGGCGAGGGGCCGGGAAAGGGGATGACGCTGAACATCCCTATTGCTCCTTTCACGAGCGAGTCGGAATACCTGGCGACGTTTGAAGCGCGGGTGCTGCCGGCCGTACTTTCCTTTAAGCCCGAGTTCCTGCTTGTTTCTGCCGGATTCGATGCGCACCGCGATGATCCGCTCGCCAATCTTCAGTTGACGGAGACCGGCTTTGGGCAATTGACTCGCTGGCTGAAACAACTGGCGGGGGATCGTTGTCAGGGCCACATCATCAGTTGTCTCGAAGGCGGGTACAATCTCGACGCGCTGCAGAGAAGTGTCGCCGCGCATGTGCTTGCGCTGATGGAATAG
- a CDS encoding ABC transporter ATP-binding protein, protein MTPPHETNANGPAGHGRSNGAVIELHDLHKIYEAGDVHALRGLNLTFAEGEYLAIMGASGSGKSTLLNILGALDVPTRGSYRLAGQVTSNLSRDELAILRNTYIGFIFQNFNLLTRSTALENVELPMVYAGVPTARRHAAAIAALDKVSLGDRRHHLPSQLSGGQQQRVAIARSLVNNPRILLADEPTGNLDSHTSGEIMKILADLHEREHRTIIIVTHDPGIASFTQRVIVLRDGEVIADQPTPRCGGPAVPDVRALEAEVA, encoded by the coding sequence ATGACTCCACCGCATGAGACCAACGCGAACGGCCCCGCCGGGCACGGCCGCTCCAACGGGGCGGTCATCGAACTGCATGATCTGCACAAGATCTACGAGGCTGGCGACGTTCATGCCCTGCGCGGTTTGAATCTCACGTTCGCCGAGGGCGAATACCTGGCGATCATGGGCGCCAGCGGCTCCGGCAAATCGACGTTGCTTAACATCCTCGGCGCGCTCGACGTGCCCACGCGCGGGAGCTATCGCCTCGCCGGCCAGGTGACGAGCAATCTCTCGCGCGACGAACTGGCCATCCTGCGAAACACCTACATCGGCTTCATTTTCCAGAATTTCAACTTGCTCACACGCAGCACGGCTTTGGAGAACGTCGAACTGCCCATGGTCTACGCCGGCGTCCCCACAGCACGACGCCACGCCGCCGCCATCGCCGCGCTCGACAAAGTCAGCCTCGGCGATCGCCGCCACCACCTGCCGTCGCAGCTCTCCGGCGGTCAGCAACAGCGCGTCGCCATCGCCCGCTCGCTGGTGAACAACCCGCGCATCCTTCTGGCCGACGAGCCGACCGGCAACCTCGACTCGCACACCAGCGGCGAGATTATGAAGATCCTGGCGGACCTGCACGAGCGCGAGCATCGCACCATCATCATCGTCACGCACGATCCCGGCATCGCCTCCTTCACGCAGCGCGTCATCGTCCTCCGCGACGGCGAAGTGATCGCCGACCAGCCGACGCCCCGCTGCGGCGGCCCGGCCGTCCCCGACGTTCGCGCCCTCGAAGCGGAGGTGGCGTGA
- a CDS encoding NAD(P) transhydrogenase subunit alpha: protein MESQMEMSIYVFMLATFIGIGVIRRVSRLLHTPLMSLTNAISAIAVVGAIIVAGGEHYPTHIRVMGAVALFASMTNIISGFLITNRMLKMFRTQKGAK from the coding sequence ATGGAATCACAGATGGAGATGAGCATCTATGTGTTCATGCTCGCCACGTTTATCGGCATCGGCGTGATCCGACGGGTCTCGCGGCTGCTGCACACGCCGCTGATGTCGCTGACGAACGCGATCTCGGCCATTGCGGTCGTCGGTGCGATCATCGTCGCCGGTGGCGAGCACTATCCGACGCACATCCGCGTCATGGGCGCGGTTGCCTTGTTTGCCTCCATGACGAACATCATCAGCGGGTTTTTGATCACCAATCGTATGTTGAAGATGTTCCGCACGCAGAAGGGGGCGAAGTGA
- a CDS encoding VOC family protein, protein MVDSGVLAMNAKLFRVILPVSGIDRAAKFYAAVLGAPGFRVSDGRHYFDCDGTILACFDPQADGDDYQPTPQPEWLYFAVDDLEATYSACQVAGAAFAPGDVHGDPAGQIAQRPWGERSFYIHDPFGNKLCFVDAKTVFTGPR, encoded by the coding sequence GTGGTCGATTCAGGTGTGCTCGCCATGAACGCCAAGCTCTTCCGCGTCATCCTGCCCGTTTCAGGCATCGATCGGGCCGCAAAGTTTTACGCCGCCGTCCTCGGCGCGCCGGGCTTCCGCGTCTCCGACGGCCGCCACTACTTCGACTGCGACGGCACTATCCTGGCCTGCTTCGACCCACAGGCCGACGGCGACGACTACCAGCCCACGCCACAGCCCGAGTGGCTCTACTTCGCGGTCGATGACCTTGAGGCGACCTACTCAGCGTGCCAAGTGGCCGGCGCGGCTTTCGCCCCCGGCGACGTCCACGGCGACCCCGCCGGTCAGATCGCGCAGCGCCCCTGGGGCGAGCGGTCGTTCTACATCCACGATCCGTTCGGCAACAAGCTGTGCTTCGTGGATGCCAAAACGGTCTTCACTGGGCCACGATAA
- a CDS encoding helix-turn-helix domain-containing protein, with protein MTRNRQTYWIDEQRQIAALASPLRQEIVDVVTATGPCSIARMAAALGRPPDRLYFHIRRLEAVGLLTQNGTVGNGRTAAALYDVPGRPLRIRYDRRDKSRTRAIGAVHDGVLRLARRDLKRAMASARSVVNGPLRDTWGGRSRGWMTSTQIRRLNRLIEQMINLVRSGDARKGAKPVAFTFVLAPPRQRPAKPKSIGVKK; from the coding sequence ATGACCCGAAACCGCCAAACCTACTGGATCGACGAACAGCGGCAGATCGCCGCCCTCGCCTCCCCCCTTCGCCAGGAAATCGTGGACGTCGTCACGGCGACCGGGCCCTGCTCCATCGCCCGCATGGCCGCCGCACTCGGTCGGCCGCCTGACCGGCTCTATTTTCATATCCGCAGACTCGAGGCCGTCGGCCTCCTGACGCAGAACGGCACGGTCGGCAACGGCCGCACCGCCGCCGCCCTCTACGACGTCCCCGGCCGCCCGCTAAGGATCCGCTACGACCGCCGCGACAAGAGCCGCACGCGCGCGATCGGCGCCGTTCACGACGGCGTTCTTCGCCTGGCCCGTCGCGACCTCAAACGGGCGATGGCCTCCGCCCGTTCCGTCGTAAACGGCCCGCTTCGCGACACCTGGGGAGGTCGCTCCCGCGGTTGGATGACGTCGACCCAGATCCGGCGCCTGAATCGCCTGATCGAGCAGATGATCAACCTCGTGAGAAGCGGCGACGCCCGCAAAGGTGCGAAGCCCGTCGCCTTTACCTTCGTCCTGGCCCCGCCGCGCCAGCGTCCGGCGAAACCAAAATCAATCGGAGTGAAAAAATGA
- a CDS encoding DUF4258 domain-containing protein, producing the protein MSETLDRIKVLVAGGEVKVSDHGYDELAADDLLAEDVFAGLAAAEVVEDYPTYPKGPCVLTLQRDTMGNPIHVLWGIPGEYEGPAVLVTAYRPDPSKWSVDFKSRKQ; encoded by the coding sequence ATGAGCGAGACGCTTGACCGGATCAAAGTGCTTGTAGCAGGCGGCGAGGTCAAGGTATCCGACCACGGCTATGATGAGTTGGCGGCCGATGATCTCTTGGCGGAAGACGTGTTCGCCGGGCTCGCGGCGGCCGAGGTCGTCGAGGATTACCCGACGTACCCCAAGGGTCCGTGTGTGTTGACACTGCAAAGAGATACAATGGGTAATCCGATACACGTCTTATGGGGAATCCCTGGTGAATACGAAGGGCCCGCTGTCCTTGTCACTGCTTACCGGCCTGACCCAAGCAAATGGTCGGTCGATTTCAAGTCGAGGAAACAATGA
- a CDS encoding arginine deiminase family protein — MQLNIANEYDRLETVLVHRPGDEIDRLTHDNMKRFLFEDIPYLAGMQEEHDEFVGEMHDRDIRVLYLEKLLLEVLEKHPLAKARLVEQVCTTDQAPAIVPDLLDEKVVSNAALIGVFFHGLTNAEYYELTARPPLAGSARAAYILPPIPNAYFSRDPAVVVNRCVVSCKMHYPERVREAILVRTVLEHHPEFAGHNVAYGGSDNPTEDRPFTIEGGDLIVLNSEAVLVGVSERTRSETIKVLARKVFTSGQAKRFYEIPIPTQRTFMHLDTVFTIVDRGVVVWYPGVMEQIERIDHFACDEAGSVVRKSESRSLTQILSDEFGKELKVIRTGGGDEHFASREQRTDGTNILAIAPGVACTYKRNARTIKAMEQAGIECIAVGGSELVRGLGGPRCMTMPLRRVVAS; from the coding sequence GTGCAGCTCAATATCGCCAATGAGTACGATCGCCTGGAGACGGTTCTCGTGCATCGCCCCGGCGACGAGATCGACCGGCTGACGCACGACAATATGAAGCGGTTCCTTTTCGAAGATATTCCGTACCTCGCCGGGATGCAGGAGGAGCACGACGAATTCGTCGGGGAGATGCACGATCGCGACATCCGCGTGCTCTATTTGGAGAAGCTCCTCCTTGAAGTACTGGAGAAACATCCACTGGCCAAGGCGCGGTTGGTCGAGCAGGTCTGCACGACCGATCAGGCACCGGCGATTGTGCCGGACCTCCTCGATGAGAAGGTCGTCTCGAACGCCGCCCTCATCGGCGTCTTTTTCCACGGCCTGACCAACGCCGAGTATTACGAACTAACAGCGCGGCCGCCGTTGGCGGGTTCGGCGCGGGCCGCGTACATCCTTCCGCCGATCCCCAACGCCTATTTCAGCCGCGATCCTGCTGTCGTGGTCAATCGCTGTGTCGTGTCGTGCAAGATGCACTATCCCGAGCGGGTCCGCGAGGCGATCCTGGTACGCACGGTGCTGGAGCACCATCCCGAGTTCGCCGGTCACAACGTCGCCTACGGCGGCTCGGACAACCCGACGGAAGACCGTCCGTTCACCATCGAGGGCGGCGACTTGATTGTGCTCAATTCGGAAGCGGTGCTGGTCGGGGTCAGCGAGCGGACGCGATCCGAGACGATCAAGGTGCTCGCCCGCAAGGTGTTTACCAGTGGGCAGGCCAAACGGTTCTACGAGATCCCCATCCCGACGCAGCGGACCTTCATGCACCTCGACACGGTCTTCACCATCGTCGATCGCGGCGTCGTCGTATGGTATCCGGGCGTGATGGAGCAGATCGAGCGGATTGATCACTTTGCGTGCGACGAGGCGGGCAGCGTGGTGCGCAAGAGCGAGTCGCGGTCGCTGACGCAGATTCTCAGCGACGAATTCGGCAAGGAGTTGAAGGTCATTCGCACCGGCGGCGGCGACGAGCACTTCGCCAGCCGCGAGCAGCGAACCGACGGGACGAACATCCTGGCCATCGCGCCGGGCGTGGCCTGCACCTATAAGCGCAACGCGCGGACGATCAAGGCGATGGAGCAGGCCGGGATCGAGTGCATTGCGGTGGGGGGCTCGGAACTGGTGCGGGGCCTGGGTGGCCCGCGGTGCATGACGATGCCTTTGCGAAGGGTTGTGGCGTCCTGA
- a CDS encoding aspartyl protease family protein, which yields MNSPLPRKINWPPIAATIFVLAAPLHAHDAAEVVEKVRAALGIDAFEKSDRAVRLSGPLEFAGLKGTQTAIFDAAGRFKEKFDAQLSRATVFDGKTVRARDIGGEVVDQALGDRTEALFGAWAASGLWFSGDRATSLVLDDDAGDEKTVDLTFSLDDGRAAGSVTIDRKTWRPIRWQFDDPVSKSTMEFEGELRVGPLRLPRKITAKTENGSVTISEFTQAELIPIPDWSAELADLAPTTSSSVDAAAAARLEVRRAPTGHLMVHPRVNGKDLGWFIFDTGAGQNVLDLRAIEEADLETFAEVPAVGAGGATTASFCRPRTLQLGPLTLRNSLAAGMDLAFLDAHMGEKIAGIIGYGTLAQCVVEFEVSAESISVFDPATYKLAKGDWTPLILYDRVPAVPGRFEDHDAVFRLDTGAGGTVMFHAPTVERLKLLDGRKTQTAMYGGVGGMKSSRSGRIKWLEFGGQRQKKVEAGFATEAVGAFADPYIDGNIGTDLLSESVMVLDYPHSRIAFQWKPSAKKKAAERVAAHAPQSNKRDEASSKRRSSPSSVSVTPMKMENDRPVIDVRVQGRGPFRFVFDTGAGVAILSPELAEKLKIESSGKTRIGDPAAPHAVEVDTATVDFEICGEKFKDVSAVVWGDKAILAGLGDVDGIVGLPAISDRVVTLDFAKKELRLSKEPLPEGDGTVTCWSPHGIPLLDLSIGGETVPAHLDTGMTRDLSVPSELRDKLTLKGSPTPARARTASGEFELEIATLDGPAEIAGQKIVDPDLEFNKRFEHAVVGTGVLSRFTVELDLDGGRARFTPIPGWKPDPSQKRRYGMMMSMSDGPVTIAGVVPKSIAERAGLKTGDRIVKANGRVFESLNFSERGKVLKQSPLALVIERDGKPIEITLAFDDVAQSGDDSSP from the coding sequence ATGAACTCGCCCCTGCCACGCAAAATTAATTGGCCGCCCATCGCGGCGACGATCTTCGTCCTCGCCGCTCCCCTGCACGCGCACGACGCCGCCGAGGTGGTCGAAAAAGTTCGCGCCGCATTGGGCATCGATGCCTTTGAAAAAAGCGACCGCGCTGTTCGACTGAGCGGCCCCTTGGAGTTTGCCGGCCTGAAAGGCACGCAAACCGCGATCTTCGACGCCGCCGGTCGCTTCAAGGAAAAGTTCGACGCGCAGCTCTCGCGAGCAACGGTGTTTGACGGAAAGACCGTTCGCGCCCGCGACATCGGCGGCGAGGTGGTCGATCAAGCGCTCGGCGACCGCACCGAAGCCCTTTTTGGGGCGTGGGCCGCGTCGGGCCTGTGGTTTTCCGGCGATCGCGCCACCTCGCTGGTCCTGGACGACGACGCCGGCGACGAAAAGACGGTGGATCTCACGTTCAGCCTCGATGATGGCCGGGCGGCGGGAAGCGTGACCATCGACCGGAAGACCTGGCGGCCGATTCGTTGGCAATTCGACGACCCTGTCAGCAAGTCCACCATGGAGTTCGAAGGCGAGCTGCGCGTCGGCCCGCTCCGCCTGCCCCGAAAGATCACCGCCAAGACGGAAAATGGCAGCGTTACGATCTCCGAATTCACCCAGGCCGAGCTGATTCCCATACCAGACTGGTCAGCGGAACTTGCGGACCTTGCGCCCACAACCAGCAGCAGCGTTGACGCGGCGGCCGCCGCGCGCCTCGAGGTCAGACGGGCCCCGACGGGTCACCTCATGGTGCACCCGCGTGTGAACGGCAAAGACCTCGGCTGGTTCATCTTCGACACCGGCGCGGGACAAAACGTGCTGGACCTCCGGGCCATCGAAGAAGCCGACCTGGAGACGTTTGCCGAAGTGCCCGCCGTCGGCGCCGGTGGCGCGACGACGGCGTCGTTTTGCCGCCCGAGGACACTTCAGCTCGGGCCGTTGACCCTCCGCAACTCACTCGCCGCCGGCATGGACCTGGCGTTTCTCGACGCACACATGGGCGAAAAGATCGCCGGCATCATTGGCTACGGCACGCTTGCCCAATGCGTCGTCGAATTCGAGGTCAGTGCTGAGTCCATCAGCGTTTTCGATCCCGCTACTTACAAGCTCGCCAAAGGCGACTGGACGCCGCTCATCCTTTACGATCGCGTGCCTGCCGTCCCCGGCCGCTTCGAAGACCATGACGCCGTATTTCGTCTCGACACCGGCGCCGGCGGCACGGTCATGTTCCATGCCCCGACCGTCGAGCGCTTGAAGCTGCTTGACGGCCGAAAAACGCAAACCGCCATGTACGGCGGTGTGGGTGGAATGAAGTCCAGCCGCAGCGGCAGGATCAAGTGGCTGGAGTTCGGCGGCCAGCGGCAAAAGAAAGTAGAAGCGGGCTTCGCAACCGAAGCCGTCGGCGCCTTCGCCGACCCCTACATCGACGGCAACATCGGCACCGATCTCCTGTCTGAAAGCGTGATGGTCCTGGACTACCCGCATTCGCGGATCGCCTTTCAGTGGAAGCCCTCAGCGAAGAAAAAAGCCGCCGAAAGGGTAGCCGCCCATGCACCCCAGTCGAACAAGCGCGACGAGGCATCGTCAAAGCGCCGTTCCTCACCTTCGTCAGTATCCGTCACACCGATGAAAATGGAAAACGACCGGCCGGTCATCGATGTTCGCGTCCAGGGGCGCGGCCCGTTCCGTTTCGTCTTCGACACCGGCGCGGGCGTCGCCATTCTCTCCCCTGAACTCGCCGAGAAATTGAAAATCGAGTCGAGCGGAAAGACCCGGATCGGCGATCCCGCCGCCCCGCACGCCGTCGAAGTCGATACGGCCACCGTCGACTTCGAAATCTGCGGCGAGAAATTCAAGGACGTCTCCGCGGTCGTCTGGGGCGACAAGGCCATTCTTGCGGGATTGGGCGATGTGGACGGCATCGTGGGCCTTCCGGCGATCAGCGATCGCGTGGTCACGCTGGACTTCGCGAAAAAGGAGCTGCGACTCAGCAAGGAACCCCTGCCCGAAGGCGACGGGACAGTCACGTGTTGGAGCCCGCACGGAATCCCATTGCTGGATCTGTCCATCGGCGGCGAGACCGTTCCAGCGCACCTGGACACCGGCATGACGCGCGACCTGTCCGTCCCGTCGGAACTTCGTGACAAGCTGACCTTGAAAGGCTCTCCCACCCCCGCCCGCGCCCGGACGGCCAGCGGCGAGTTCGAACTGGAAATCGCCACGCTGGACGGCCCGGCGGAGATTGCAGGGCAAAAAATCGTCGACCCGGACCTCGAGTTCAACAAACGCTTCGAACATGCCGTGGTGGGTACCGGCGTGCTCTCGCGGTTCACCGTGGAACTGGACCTCGACGGTGGCCGCGCCCGGTTCACTCCAATTCCCGGCTGGAAGCCCGATCCTTCGCAAAAACGCCGCTATGGCATGATGATGTCGATGAGCGATGGCCCCGTAACCATTGCCGGAGTCGTGCCGAAAAGTATTGCCGAGCGCGCGGGTTTGAAGACCGGCGACCGCATCGTGAAAGCCAACGGCAGGGTCTTCGAATCGCTGAATTTCAGTGAGCGAGGCAAGGTCCTGAAACAGTCGCCTCTGGCGCTCGTCATCGAACGCGACGGAAAGCCAATTGAGATCACGCTGGCCTTTGACGACGTGGCCCAATCCGGCGACGATTCCTCGCCGTAA
- a CDS encoding NAD(P)(+) transhydrogenase (Re/Si-specific) subunit beta translates to MAIVAAAPQSAVYTQLAYLVATALFVFSLHWMAEVKTARRGVFAGVAAMILAVAATWWPQWAQEIPHHWWVIVPILLAVPIGIWLSLVPLTAVPQRTALSHAFGGLAAGLVGTAKYYYWIHNEQEMLTAFRMTAIIAEIILGYLTFTGSLIAAGKLQEIKWIPQRPWVYKGQNLVNLGAFALALGLGIALILNPAQAWSPWVFALIIPLALAFGGMLVLPIGGADMPTVISILNSYAGLSAVAMGFVLDNKLLITAGALDGSSGLILSIIMCKAMNRSFTNVLFGAFGQVQAKAAAAEQKTYRSATAEDAAQILEAASSVVIVPGYGMAVAQAQHKVRELYDQLTKRGVNVQFAIHPVAGRMPGHMNVLLAEADIPYEKLKEMDEINSDLPQADVALVIGANDVTNPAARHDKASPIYGMPIIDCDKAKTVMVIKRSMNPGFAGIDNELYYLDRTMMLFGDAKSFVGEMVKELSGGGGH, encoded by the coding sequence ATGGCGATCGTGGCCGCTGCCCCCCAATCTGCGGTATACACACAACTAGCTTACCTTGTCGCGACCGCCCTGTTTGTTTTTTCGCTGCACTGGATGGCGGAAGTCAAGACGGCGCGGCGCGGCGTGTTCGCGGGTGTCGCGGCGATGATTCTTGCCGTCGCAGCCACTTGGTGGCCGCAGTGGGCGCAAGAGATTCCGCATCACTGGTGGGTGATCGTGCCGATCCTGTTGGCCGTGCCCATTGGCATCTGGCTGTCGCTGGTGCCGCTCACGGCGGTCCCGCAACGAACCGCATTGTCACATGCCTTCGGCGGATTGGCCGCGGGCCTCGTAGGCACGGCAAAATATTACTACTGGATTCACAACGAGCAGGAGATGCTCACCGCCTTTCGCATGACCGCGATTATTGCGGAAATCATCCTGGGATATCTGACGTTTACAGGAAGCTTGATTGCGGCAGGGAAGCTGCAGGAGATCAAGTGGATTCCGCAGCGGCCGTGGGTCTATAAGGGGCAGAATCTTGTCAACCTCGGCGCGTTCGCCCTGGCCCTGGGGCTGGGCATCGCCCTCATCCTCAACCCGGCGCAGGCGTGGTCGCCGTGGGTCTTTGCGCTGATTATTCCTTTGGCCCTGGCATTTGGCGGGATGCTCGTCCTGCCGATCGGCGGGGCAGACATGCCGACGGTCATTTCTATCTTGAACTCGTACGCGGGATTGTCGGCGGTGGCGATGGGGTTCGTGCTGGATAACAAGCTGCTGATTACGGCAGGGGCACTGGACGGCTCTTCGGGTCTGATCCTGTCGATCATCATGTGCAAGGCGATGAACCGGTCATTTACCAACGTGCTCTTCGGCGCGTTCGGGCAGGTGCAGGCCAAAGCGGCGGCCGCCGAGCAGAAGACCTATCGGAGCGCGACCGCGGAAGATGCGGCCCAGATCCTGGAGGCGGCGAGTTCGGTCGTGATTGTGCCGGGCTACGGGATGGCCGTCGCCCAGGCGCAGCACAAAGTCCGCGAGCTCTACGATCAACTGACCAAGCGCGGCGTCAACGTACAGTTCGCCATTCATCCGGTCGCAGGCCGAATGCCGGGGCACATGAACGTGCTTCTGGCCGAGGCGGACATTCCCTACGAGAAGCTCAAGGAGATGGACGAGATCAACTCCGACCTGCCGCAGGCGGACGTGGCCCTGGTCATCGGGGCCAACGACGTCACCAATCCCGCGGCCCGCCACGACAAGGCCAGCCCCATCTACGGCATGCCCATTATCGACTGTGACAAGGCCAAGACGGTCATGGTCATTAAGCGCAGCATGAACCCCGGCTTCGCGGGGATCGACAATGAGCTGTACTACCTGGATCGGACGATGATGTTGTTTGGCGATGCGAAGTCATTCGTGGGCGAGATGGTTAAAGAGTTGTCCGGTGGCGGCGGGCACTGA